The DNA window CACCGCGTCGATGTAGATTTCGAAGTTCTTCCCGTTGCGGGCGAAGAAGTCCTCCCAGACCTTCGCCTGCTGCGGGCCCATCTTCGTCAGGGCCTGGGACAGGGGCACCTGTCCACTGGTGAAGGCCAACTCAGGCTTGAAGAAGGCCTGGTCGGCCAAGACTCCTTGGGGGGAGTGGTCGGTGGGGTCGAATGCCCACGCCGACGACGTCGCCATCACTGCCATACATACGGCGGATTTCACGACGCTGCGCATGCGGTACTCCTTCGGATGAAGGGACCAACGATTCGAGGAGCCCGCAGGGCCGGAATAGACCTGGGAATCCTCGGGTTGCGCATATTTCAGATTTACTCATAGTGCGTCCCCGCAGAACACCCTGAGTGTTGTCGGGCGGACAATGACTAGACGCGGTACGTGGCCGCGACGGACTCCATGTGTCCGGCGACATCGCGCAAGGACGCGGTAATCCGCTGGGCACTCTGCAATCCCTGCATGGATTCTTCCATCATCCGGGACAAATCTGTCACGGCTGTGAAGATTTGGGCGACGCCCGCATTCTGCTGGGTGACGGCGGCGGCGATCTGCTGAGCGGCGGAGGCGTTGTCCTGGATGATGCGGGTCAGCTCCCGGAGGCTGTCGCCGCTGGCGCGGACCTGTGTCAGCCCCGTCTCCGCGCTGCCCTGGCTCTGCTCGGCCAGGGTGACGGAGGCCTGGATGGACTTGCGGATGTCCTCCAGGATTTCGCGCACCCGGCCCGTGGAGTGGATGGACTGGTCGGCCAGGCTGCGAATCTCGCGCGCCACCACGCCAAAGCCCTTGCCGTGTTCGCCGGAGCGGACGGACTCGATGGCGGCGTTGAGGGCCAGCATGTTGGACTGGTCCGCCAGGTCCTTCACTGTCTGGGTGATGCCGCCAATCTGGCTCGTGCGCTCGTTGAGGGCGGCGATGCTCTGCGCCACGCGGCCCACCTGGTCATGCAACTGCTCGAAGCCCGCGAGGCTGGCCTCGACGGTGGCCTCTCCGGAACGCCCCACTTCGCGCGCCCGCGCGGTGACCCCCAGCACGGCCTGGGAGCGCTCGGCGGCCATCAGGGATGTCTGCTTGATCTCCTGCGCCGTCACCTGCGTCTCCTGGAGGGCCGCGGCCTGCTTCGTCAGCGTGCGCTCCTGCTGCGCCGCCGCGGCCGTCAGCTCCGCCACCGTCTGGCCCAGGACCTTGGTGCCCTGCTGGAGGCCCCGTGTGGACTCCCGCAGGTGCTCCATCATCTGGGCGAACGCGGCGGCCAGCTCCCCGATTTCGTCGCGGCGCGTGGTGACCTCCACATTCTGCGTGAGGTCGCCTTCGCGCACGACGCGGCTCACCACCTCGTTCAGTCGGGTGATGGGCCGGGTGGCCCCGCGCGCCAACCACCAGCCCCCCACTCCCGCCACGGCGAGCGACAGCAGCGTGAGTCCCACGGCGACGCGCTCGGCCCGATTCAGCGGCGCATAGACTTCCTCCGCATCCACCGTCGCCACGAAGCGCCAGCCATCGCCCACGTCGCGCAGCGCCACCTCGTTGAGGGCCGACTCACGGACAATCCCCTCGGCGCGCGCCTGGCCGCCGGCCATCGAGTCGAAGAGCACGAGGCCCTCCGGGTCCACCACCTCGAGGGCGAAGCTCTGCTGCCCCCGGGCTCGCGAGCGCTCCAGCGCGGGCGCCACCACCTGCCCCACCTGGCCCCAGTCATACGCGCCCAGCACCACGCCAATCCGCGCGCCGCTGATGGGGCTGAAGAGGGGGGCCGCGAGCGGCAGCACCGCCTTCCCGAAGAACGGGTCCACCTGCGTGAAGCGCGAGACATCATGGGTGCCATTGCGAGCGGCTCGGAACCACGCGGCGTCGAGGACCTCGCGCTCGCGTCCCGCGTAGGCCTTGAGCAGCCGCTCCTCGCTGGCGGACACCGCGCGCCCGTCGTCGGCGAAGAGCACCACGCCCGCGAAGGTGGGGTGGCGCTTCTTGAAGGTGGCCAGCACCGCGTTGCTCTCGTCGAAGGTCTCGAAGAGCAGCGCGCCTCGGAGGATGGAGTGCTCCGACCAGCTGCGCACCGTGGCCTCGCGCTCCACGAGCGTGGCCTCGACGAGGTCTCGAAGCCCCTGGGCCTCCACCCTCAGCGTCGCGTGGAGCTGCTCCTGCAGGGTGTCGGCGAGGAAGAAGCGGCCCAGGATGTTGAGCGGCAGCAGTGCACACAACGTGAGCAGCGCCACCGCCAGGGTCAACCGGGTGCGCAGGGAGGTTCTGTCGAGGATTCGCATGGAGGTGCGGCGGGACTTCAGAGGTCGAGAAGGGAGAGGCCCACGGTGATGGCGCCGATGACCTGGCGGCCATCACGGACCGGAAGGGAGACCTGGATGACGTACGCTTGCGAGGACTCGTCGAAGAAGGGCTTCTCCTTCAGCACGCGCCCTTCGTTGAAGGGCACCCGGAACTTGTCCTCGTCCCCCTGCCAGTAATCGGACGTGCGCCGGGTGGCGCCCACCAGCGCGCCCCGCCGGTCCATGGCGAAAATCTCGGCGACCCTCCGCCCGAGCGAAGCGCGATGGCGAGCCAGCACGCGGGCACCGGCGGACTCGAGCACCCGCTGCTTGGCCGCGGTGAGCGCCGGCGTCGCCAGCCAGGCATCATCCTCCGCGCGAATGGACGTCAGCGATGCGCCGCGCGCGTTCTGCGCCTTGACCGCGCGAACGAGCTCCGGGTCCACCGCCAGCCGTTGAAGCACTGGCAGCAGGGCCTCCACCTTCTCGAGCTGCGCGACGCCGTCCGGGGGCATCCCCGCGAGCACCGTGAGCACCACGCCGATACACCACATCCAGACCTCAACGCGTCCGCACGCAGTGTTCGGCGGAGACTGCCGTCCCCTTCGCGCCGGCGGATGTCGCCGACGATACCCGAATGAGACATCTCACGTGTGACAGGAACGGGGGCGCCCACTCCGCCCCGCTCGCCTGCCAAGCGCCCTCGCGCGCTGTTCATGAAACCCTGAAAAGACGCGCAAGCTGCGGAGCCCCTTCGCGAAACACGTGAGTGATTGGACTCACAAGCACGGGGTGATGCGTCAACGCACCGCTTGAGCGAAGTGCCGCGCCAGCCGCTGAAGCAGCTCGACGTTCTCCCGCTCCGCGGACTCCAGCTTGGGGAGCTGGGCCTTGAGCTCCGCGAGGTCCTTGCCCCGCTGCCGCAAGTCTTCCGCGCCCAGGTCCAACCAGTGCCCCATCTCCCGGGCCGTCAACTCCAGGTGGAACTGGAAGCCATACGACGCCCCCAGGCGGAAGGCCTGTTGCGAGTAGCGGTCCGTCGACGCGAGCAACGTGGCCCCGGGCACGGCCTTGTACGTATCCCCGTGCCAATGCGCGACGACGGTGCGGGGCCGGGCCCCCGCGATGACCGGGTCCTTCACTCCATCGGCGGTCCAGCGCACCGGGGCGACGCCGACCTCGAAGCCGTTCTTCCCCGCGAAGACCTCCGCGCCCGCGGCGCTGGCGAGCATCTGCGCGCCCAGGCAGATGCCCAGACAGGCCCGCTCGTAGGCCAGCCGCTCGGTGAGGATGGCGAGCTCCTCGCGGAGGAACGGGTGCTGGTCCGCCTCGTAGACGCCCATCGGGCCGCCCATGACCACGACCAGCTCCGCGTCCACGTCCTCGCGGCGCACGGAGCGGAACCGGTGGACCAGGGTGAAGCCCACCTCGGTCAACGCCAGGCCCAGCAGCCCCACACCCTCATGCTCCTCATGCTGGTAGACCACCGCGCGCATCGGTTCACCCTCCCTGCCGTCATCCGCGCGCGGCAGCCTAGCTGGAATCGTCGGGCTAGCGCTTGCCGTCCTTGAGGATGCGCAGCAGCCCTTCCTGCGCCACGGAGGCGACGAGCCGTCCGTCGCGCGAGTAGATGGAGCCTCGCGCCAGGCCCCGGGCATTGCCGCCCCACGGGCTGTCCATGACGTAGAGCAGCCAGTCATTCACCTTCAGGTCCCCATGGAACCAGAGGGCATGGTCCAGGCTCGCGCCAATGACGTTCGGCTGGAAGAAGCTGGCCGCGTGGGGCAGGAGCGCGGTGCTGATGAGGTTGAAGTCCGACGCGTAGGCCAGGACGTACTTGTGGACCTGCGGGTCTTCCGGAAGGTCGCCGTCGGCCCGGAACCAGACCGCCTTCCGGGGCTCGGTGGGCTTGGGGTTGAACGGGTCCGTGTACTCGACGGGCCGGATTTCGATGGGCTTGGGGCAGAGAATCTTCTCCCGCAGCCGCGCGGGGATGCGCTCCGCCTGCCGTGACCACAGCTCCAGGTCCGTGGGCAGCCCCTCCGGCGCGGGGACGTCCGGCATTGGGGCTTGATGCTCGTAGCCGGCCTCGTCGCCATGGAAGCTGGCCATCATCGTGAAGATGGGCTGACCCTTCTGGATGGCCACCACGCGCCGGGTGCTGATGCTGCCGCCGTCGCGCACCCGGTCCACGGTGTAGACGACCGGGAGCCCCGCATCCCCGGGCCGCAGGAAGTAGCCATGCAGCGAGTGGACATGCCGGGCTGACTCCGCCGTCCGACTGGCCGCCGACAGGGCCTGACCCAGCACCTGTCCGCCAAAGAGCTGGCGGAAGCCCAGGTCCTGGCTCTTGCCACGAAAGAGGTTCTCCTCGATGGACTCCAGCTTGAGCAGCTCCAGCAGCTCGTCCAGGACTCGACTCATGGCCCCCCGTCCTACCCGACCCGGCCACCCCTGTCTCGCCCTCCGTGGACGCAACGTGTCGTAGCGCTCACCCAGCCCCTCCGCTCGGCATCGGGTGCCCGCCGAACACAGACACCGCGGGGCGCGCAGCCACCCCGCATGTCCCGGTAACGCGTCTACAGGTGTAGCGCTCCTTCGAATGTGACATGCGATTGACGCCGGGCGTCAATCGGAGGGGGTGGCTTGAAGCGCGTCACCCGAGTGGGCGACGCTTGTTTGCACTTGAGACATCCACGCTCGGCTCCACGCAGCCACCGCCGTACACAACCTTCGACGGGGGGAGAATGCAGTCCAACGTTTTCACCGCGGTTCTGATTCCACTGTCGTTGGCCATCATCATGCTCGGCCTGGGCTTGTCTCTGACGCTCGAGGACTTCAAGCGCGTCATCCTCTACCCGCGGGCGGTGATTATCGGGCTCGTGTGCCAGATGTTGATCCTCCCCGCGGGCTGCGCGCTGGTGGCCCACGCCTTCGGGCTGGCGCCGGAGCTGGCGGTGGGGCTGATGCTGCTGGCGGCGTCACCCGGAGGCGCCACGGCGAACCTCTTCAGCCACCTGGCGCGAGGGGATGTGGCGCTCAACATCACGCTCACGGCGGTGAACAGCGCGCTGACCCTCGTCACCCTGCCCCTCATCGTCAACATGTCCCTCCAGCACTTCATGGGTGAGGACCGCGCGGTGCCCATGCAGTTCACCAAGGTGATCCAGGTCATGGTCATCGTGATGGGGCCGGTGAGCATCGGCATGCTCATCCGCTCGCGCCGCCCGGACCTGGCCACGCGGTTGGACAAGCCCATCCGGATCCTGTCCGCGGTGTTCCTGGCGTTGATGATTGTCGGCGCCGTGCTCCAGGACCGGAACAACATCGGCGCGTACTTCAAGCAGGTGGGGCTGGCCGCGCTGACGTTCAACCTGTTGAGCATGGCCGTCGGCTTCGTCACGCCGCTGCTGTTCCGGCTTCCGCGCAAGCAGGCGGTGGCCATCGGGATGGAGATCGGCATCCACAATGGAATCCTCGCGATGACCATCGCCATGAGCCCGCTGCTGCTGGGCAACGCGACCATGGCCATCCCTCCTGCCATCTACAGCATCATCATGTACTTCACGGCGGCGGCGTTCGGCTTCGCCGTCACCCGCGGCGGCCCGGCCCCCATCCTTCACGAGGAAGTGTCGAGATGATGTATCAGCGTCCTTCGAAGGCTCTGCGCACGCTGTGTCTCGCGCTGGGCCTCGCCGCATCCCCCGCCCTCGCGCAGCAGCAGGAGTCCACGGCCTCCCTGCCGGATGTACCGACGGCGGGGCCCACGCCTCCTCCCGAAGTCACCCCGGCCAACGAGCCCTCTCCCGCGGTGCCGCTCCGCCCCATCCCCAACGTCCGGCTGTACCTGACCAGCCTCAACCTCTTCCGCGTCAATCCCCTGGGACTGGAGACGCAGAACCGGCTGGTGCTCCAGAAGCGCCTGTTCGACAGCACGTCGGTGGTGCTGCGCGACACGTTCGTCAACGCGGCCGCGAGCCTGAAGGTCAGCCCCGCCTCGCTCAAGGTGGGGCCCACGGTGGAGATTCAGCCCGTGGCGCTGTTCAACCTGCGCGCCAGCTACGAGTACACCCAGTTCATGGGGACCATGGGCTTCCTCCAGTCGTATCCGGACCCGATCCGGGACTTCTCGGACGACGCGCTCGACGCGGGCGAGGACAGCGCCTACAGCACCAGCGGCCATCACTTCATGCTGGAGCCCACGCTCCAGGCCAAGGTGGGCCCCATCGCGGTTCGCACCAAGTTCAGCTTCGAGTACTGGAACCTCTCGCTGCGCGACGGCGAGACGACGTTCTACGACCCGTTCCTCGACACGCTGCTCGCGGGCAAGGGGTGGGTCTACACGAACGACTCGGACGTCATCTACCTGGCGGACCGGTGGGCCACGGGCGTGCGCTTCAGCGGCGTCTGGCCGCAGTACGACGCGGACCAGGGCATCAGCGGCTCTCGCAAGGCCAACAACAGCCACATGCGCGTGGGGCCGTTCGCCTCATATGCCTTCAACCAGGATGAGGGGACGCTGTTCAACCGCCCCACGGTGGTGGCGTCGGTGGCCTGGTACCTGAAGCATCCCAGCCGCCAGGACGCCCTGCCCTTCATGTTCGTGGGCTTCGCGTTCAACTCGGATCTGATGCGCACGCGATGAGCGCATCTCCGCTCCCGCGCGAGTCGCCACGCGGGAGCGGAATGGGTGTGGACTTCAGTGGTCGTGGTGACCGTCCGGCCCGTGCGCGTGGCCGTGCTCCAGCTCTTCCTTCGACGCGGCGCGAACGTCCGTCACCTTGCCGTCGAAGTGCAGCGTCTTGCCGGCGAGCGGGTGGTTGTAGTCCACCGTCACTTCCTTCTCGTTCACGCTCTTGACGAGGAACTCCACCTCGTCACCGTCCGGGTCCTCGGCGGTGAGGATGCCCCCGGCCTCGAGCTTCAGGTCCGGCGGGAACATGTCCCGGGGAACCACTTCGATGCCCTCGTCGTCGTAGGGGCCGTAGCCCTCCTCGGGCGGGACGACGACGGAGAAGGCATCACCCTTCACCTTGCCCTCGAGCGCCTTCTCCAGACCGGGGACCAGCTGCTCGTGGCCCTGCAGGTAGACGAGCGGATCTCCGGCATCGCTCTCGTCGATGACCTGTCCATCGCCCAGGTGCAGCTTGAAGTCGATGGAGACGACACTGTCCTTCGTGATTTTCATGGCGCCCCTCATAGCCCAGGCCGTGGATTCGCGCCCCCATCATGTGCTCGTTCCGAACACAGGAGTGCGAGGAACCGGGGGCGCCCGCCCGAAATCAGACGCAAGGGCTCAGGCGCCCGAACGCGGAGGCCGGGCCTCCAGGTCCAGCGAGTGGGCGCGAGCGATCCGCTCCAGCCGGCCCTCGATGCGGAGCAGGCGGCGCTGGTGGTCCTCCGGGGCCTCCGCCGCCGCCGCGAGCCGGGCATGCCGCAGCGCGCCCGCGAGGTCCTTGAGGGAATGCTCGTAGAGCTTGGCCAGCTCCAGGTGCAGCGTCGCCGCCTGGACACCTCGGGCTGAGAGCAGCGCCTGGTGCAGGTGCTCGGCCGCGGCCTGGGGTTCTCCGGCCATGCGGGCCAGCCGTGACGCCAGGGCATGGGCCTCCATCCCCACTGCTCCGGAGCCTCGGGTCGCCGCATGGGCGAAGGCCCGCGCCCGGGCATGGTCCCCCGCCCGGAACGCCACCCCCGCGAAGCCCAGGAGGTCCCTGGGGTCCTCGCCCGTGGGCACGTCGGTGCCGTCTCCCGCCCGGAAGCGGCGCACCATCTCTCCGAGCAGTGCGGCCAGGAGGAGCAGGTCGTTCGCGTTGTGCTCCAACACGGGCGTCAACGCCGAGCCGTCCCCTCCTCGCAGGTAGCGGAAGTACAGGTCTGGAATCAGGGAGCCGTCCACGTCATCGACGCGGCGATGGCCGAGGACGTGCTCCTCCATGTGCACCAGCCGAGTGCCTGCCCCCCGGTGCTTGAAGACGCGGCGGGCGCAGTGCAGCAGGTCCAGGTGCGGCAGCTCGGCGGGTGTCTTGACGCGGTTGAGCACGAAGCGCGTGCGCAGCAGGGGCCAGTCGAAGCTCTTGCCGTTGAACGTGACCAGGCATGAGGACGCCGCCATGCGCTCGGCGAGGACTCGAAGCATGGGGGCTTCCTCCCCCAGCTTGCGAAGGAAGAGCTGGTGGACTCGCAGCGAGCGGCCCTCGAACCAGGCCAGGCCCACGAGGAAGGGCACGGTGCCCGTTCCTCCCGCGAGCCCCGTGGTCTCGGTGTCTAGGAAGAGCATCCGCTGGTAGTCCACGCCCGCCAGGTCTTCGTGCAGTGCGAGCCGCGCGACGAGCGCGCCCTCTACATCCAGAGCTCCGGCCACGGGTGCGGTGCCGTGATGGTGGTCCGGCGACAGGACACGCTCGGAGACGTGGACCGTCCCGTGGGGAGTGTCCTGGGGAGCTACCGGAAGCGGGCCAGGGCGGGCACGCGCGGGCGTGGCGGCGCGGCGGGCGGAGGTCTGTCCTTGCCGCTCGGACCAGTCCGCGAGCATCCGACGGAGGGACTCGACGCGAGGATCTGAAGGGCGCGGCGGCTCCGGCGCGGGCGGACTCGGCTCGATGACGGCGGACAGGCCCGTGGGCGGCGCGGCATCGACCCCTTCCGCGCGCGGATTGGTGACGGAGGGAATGCCCGAGGGCGGAGCGGCGTCGACGCCGTTCTCGCGCTGCTCGGTGACGACGGGAAGGCCCGAGGGCAGCGCGGCATCGACGCCTTCCGCGCGCGGCTCGGGCGCGATAGGAGGCGTGGCGGCACCTCGGGACGCGGGCTTGCCACCCGGGCCCACGCCCGTCAGCCGCGCCAGCTTTCGCTTGAGGTCCACGCGCCGAGCCTCCGCCTACTGCACACCCGCGACGCCCAGGGCGGACAGGACTTCCAGGCCGAGGCGCTTGCGCGGATGCGGGTCCACGGGCGCCTGTCCGGGCATGACGCCCGACGCCGGTCCGATGCACGCGGGGCAGCCCTCCTCACACGCGCACGACTCCAGCAATCGCCGGGCACGAACGAGCAGCTCATCGCGCTGGTCGAAGAGCCGAGCCGCCAGTCCCACGCCCCCGGGCACGTTGTCGTAGAGGAAGATGGTGGGGTCGAACCCCACGCCGCCATCCTTGCGAGGCGGGCCTTCCGCGTCGTCGCGGCTGCCCAACGTCTTGCCGATGTCTCGTGGGTCGATCATCAACCCCACACACGCCACCGTCCGAAGCGCGGTGGCCACGCCGCGCAGCGCATCGATGACCGCGGGGCGAGGCGCATTCATCGAGCGCACCACCGACTCCGGAACCGTCAGCCACAGCGCCGTGGTGTGCATCTGCATCTCCGGCAGCGCCACCTCGCCGTAACCGACGTTCTCGTGCGTGTGGTACTTGATCTTCTTGTAGCCCACCACCTTCTCGATGACGCTCACCTCGCCCATCCCGGCCTGGAGCGCCGGGCCGATGGGCGCGCCCTGGTCCTCCTGGATGACATTCACGCGCACGTAGGTCATCGCGTCCGTGAAGTAGTCCGGCGCCACCTTGCGCACGAAGGCCTTGTGGTTCTCATAGTCGAAGTGCTCGACCTGATACTGCTCGGCCTCGTGTTGGTAGATGGCCTGCTCGTGCAGCATCGTGTGCGCGGAGCGGAAGTCCATCTCCGCCAGCGTCCGGTCCGTGCCCCGCTCGATGATGACGACGTTGTCCCAGCCCACGCTGCGCAGTGACACGTGATTGGCCGGGTACGCATCCGAGGACCAGTGGAACACGCGCCGTCCCCCCTCCCCGGCCGTGGGATGCACCACCTCGTGCTGGGCGAGGAACCCCAGCGCCTCCGCGGTCGACTCGGCCGGCACGTCTCCGAAGGGCTCACCCTCTTCGAACGGCAGCTCGAAGGAGGCGCACTTGAGGTGCTGAACAAGAATCTCCACGTTGTCCGGGTCGATGCGCGCGTGCTCCACTGGAGCGCCGATGAGAAAGCGAGGGTCCGCCGCGAGGTACTGGTCCAGCGGCGCGCTCGACGTCACGAGCAGCGCGAGGCTCCCCGCGCCCCGGCGTCCCGCACGACCAAACCGCTGCATGAGGGCCGCGACCGAGCCCGGATATCCCGCGCACACCACGGCGTCCAACGAGCCGATGTCGATGCCGAGCTCCAACGCGTTGGTGGCGACGACACAGCGCACCTCGCCCGCGCGCAACGCGGCCTCCGTCGCGCGGCGCGTGCCCGGGAGATAGCCGCCGCGATAGCCCTGGATGAGCGACGGGTCGAGCTTCTCCTCGACGAAGCGGTCTCTCAGGTACTTGAGCATCACCTCGATGTTGTTGCGCGACTGGCCGAACAGCAGCGTGGACACGCCCGCGCGCACCAGGTCCGCCGTCAGCCGCACGGACGTCTTCAGGTAGCTGGCGCGAATGCCCAGCTCCGCGTTGACCACGGGCGGGTTGAACACCATGACCCGGCGCTCGCCGGAGGGCGCGCCGCTCTCCGAGACGAGCTCGACGTCACAGCCGAGCATCCGCCGCGCGTGCGCCTGGGGATTGCCGATGGTGGCCGACGCCGCGATGAACACCGGGTCCGAGCCATGGAAGCGCGCCACGCGGCGCAGCCGGCGCAGGACGTTCGCCAGGTGTGAGCCGAAGACGCCTCGATACGTGTGCAGCTCGTCGATGACGACGAAGCGCAGGTTCGAGAACAAGCGGGCCCAGTTCGCGTGATGCGGGAGGATGCCCGTGTGCAGCATGTCCGGGTTGGTGAGCAGCACGCCCCCGCGCTCACGGGCGGCCCGCCGCGCATCCGCCGGAGTGTCTCCGTCGAAGGTGATGGCGCCATGAGTCAGCCCGGCTTCGCGCATGAAAGCGCGCAGGGATTCTTCCTGGTCTCTCGACAGGGCCTTGGTGGGAAACAGGTACAGGGCCCGCGCCTGGGGCTCCCGCGCGAAGCGGTCCAGCAGCGGAAGGTTGTAGCAAAGGCTCTTGCCCGAGGCGGTGGGGGTGGCGATGACCAGGTTCTTCCCCCCGCGAGCCAGACGGTACGCCTCCGCCTGGTGGGAGAAGAGCTGCTCGACGCCCCGGAGGCGCAGGGCCTCGCGCACCTGAGGGGCCACCTCGTCGGGGATGGGGGCGAAGGAGCCCACGCGGGCGGGGGACGCCTCGTCGAGGGAGAAACACGACGCCAAGGCCCGGTCCGTGCGCCACTGCTGAAGCACGGAGTCCAGTCCCCGAGGGGCATTCCAGGGCGTACGACGTGGGCCGCCAAAGGCCCCCTCTTCCTTCTCGGACTTCATGGGGCGGGCACTGTACAGGTGTGTACCCGGACGGACAACGCGAACGGGGCAGGGCGCGCGGAATGCGGCTCGGCTAGGGTGCGCGCTCGTGGCCCTCGCCATCTTCCTGTTCACCTACGTCTTCATCGCCGGTGCTCGCCTCCCCTACCTCAAGCTGGACCGCCCTGGGGGGGCGCTCCTGGGCGCCGTGCTCATGGTGGTCCTCGGCGTCGTCACCCCCGCCGAGGTCTTCAACCACAGCGAGGACCCGGCCCGGCACGCCATCGACGCGGACACCATCGTCCTGTTGCTGGGGATGATGTTGCTGGCGGCGTACCTCGCCCAGGCGTCCTTCTTCCGCACCGCGGGCGCCTGGGCGGTCCGGCACGCCCACACGCCGCGTCGCCTGCTCCTCGCGGTGACCTTCATCTCCGCGGTGCTGTCCGCCTTCCTCGTCAACGACACCGTGTGCCTGATGCTCGCGCCGCTGGTGCTCGCCACCGTGGAGGACGCCCGCCTGCCCCCCGCGCCCTACCTGCTCGCGGTGTGCATGGGGAGCAACAGCGGCTCGGTGGCCACCTTCACGGGCAACCCGCAGAACATGCTCATCCAAGGGGCGTCCGGCATCTCGTATGCCAGCTTCGCGGCGTACATGGCGCTGCCCGCGCTGCTCTCCACGGCCATCGTCGCGGGCTCGCTCCTGTTCGTCTTCCGCAAGGAGCTGTCCTCGGCGCGGTTCGACCCCCACCCGCCGCCTCCGCCCGTCGACCGGGGACTGCTGGCGATGACGCTCGTGGTGATGCTGGGCGTGGTCGCGGCCTTCTTCGCGGGCCTGCCGATGAGCTGGAGCGCGCTCGCGGGCGCGGCGCTCGTCATGGCGCTGTCCCGCAGGGAGCCTCGCGAGGCGCTGGAGCGCGTCGACTGGGTGCTGCTCCTGTTCTTCTCCAGCCTCTTCGTCGTGGTGTACGGCGTGAACAAGAACGGGTGGGCGGAGGACATCCGCCAGGTGTTCGCGCCGCTGATGATGGGCTCGAGGCTGCGCGAGAGCCTGGGCTTCGCGGGGCTGACGCTCGTGGCGTCCAACCTCTTCAGCAACGTGCCCTTCGTGATGCTCGCGCGCTCGTGGGTGCCCTCGCTCCAGGACGTGGAGCTGGGCTGGCACGTGCTCGCGCTGGGCTCCACGCTCGCCGGCAACCTCACGCTGGTGGGCAGCGTCGCCAACCTCATCGTCTTCGAGGCGGCCCGAGGCAAGGTGGACATGACCTTCATGCGCTACCTGCGCGTGGGGCTCCCCGTCACGCTCCTCAGCTTCGTCGCGGGGCTCGCCGTGCTCTACGCGGAGCACGCCCTCTTCTGAGCCCCGCCCCCGGGCCCTAGTTCGGGTCCGGGTCGGGCAGCTCGCCCGGAGCCAGCTCCGGCTCGGGCGGCTTCGGAGGTTCCACCACCACGGGGGTGACGGTGTCCGGCGCGGCGGAGACCGCGGGCGCTTCGGGTGACGGACCCGGGCGCCGCTCCCGAGGCGTCAGGTCCTTCACGAAGTCCAGCGCCACCGTGTCGAGCATGGACGTCATCGCCTGGCGGAAGAGGTCCGGGTTCTTGCCGACCTTGAACGGGTCCAGGTGCGCGGCGTCGGACTCGGACTGGTCCACTTCGAACGGACGGCGCCACACCTCCGAGCGCCCATCCAGCGTGAACATCCGCCCGTAGCCCCGGAGGTAGGCTCCCGCGTGGCCCTTGTGGCTGCGCATGCCG is part of the Myxococcus landrumus genome and encodes:
- a CDS encoding PDC sensor domain-containing protein is translated as MWCIGVVLTVLAGMPPDGVAQLEKVEALLPVLQRLAVDPELVRAVKAQNARGASLTSIRAEDDAWLATPALTAAKQRVLESAGARVLARHRASLGRRVAEIFAMDRRGALVGATRRTSDYWQGDEDKFRVPFNEGRVLKEKPFFDESSQAYVIQVSLPVRDGRQVIGAITVGLSLLDL
- a CDS encoding methyl-accepting chemotaxis protein; the protein is MRILDRTSLRTRLTLAVALLTLCALLPLNILGRFFLADTLQEQLHATLRVEAQGLRDLVEATLVEREATVRSWSEHSILRGALLFETFDESNAVLATFKKRHPTFAGVVLFADDGRAVSASEERLLKAYAGREREVLDAAWFRAARNGTHDVSRFTQVDPFFGKAVLPLAAPLFSPISGARIGVVLGAYDWGQVGQVVAPALERSRARGQQSFALEVVDPEGLVLFDSMAGGQARAEGIVRESALNEVALRDVGDGWRFVATVDAEEVYAPLNRAERVAVGLTLLSLAVAGVGGWWLARGATRPITRLNEVVSRVVREGDLTQNVEVTTRRDEIGELAAAFAQMMEHLRESTRGLQQGTKVLGQTVAELTAAAAQQERTLTKQAAALQETQVTAQEIKQTSLMAAERSQAVLGVTARAREVGRSGEATVEASLAGFEQLHDQVGRVAQSIAALNERTSQIGGITQTVKDLADQSNMLALNAAIESVRSGEHGKGFGVVAREIRSLADQSIHSTGRVREILEDIRKSIQASVTLAEQSQGSAETGLTQVRASGDSLRELTRIIQDNASAAQQIAAAVTQQNAGVAQIFTAVTDLSRMMEESMQGLQSAQRITASLRDVAGHMESVAATYRV
- a CDS encoding bile acid:sodium symporter family protein, giving the protein MQSNVFTAVLIPLSLAIIMLGLGLSLTLEDFKRVILYPRAVIIGLVCQMLILPAGCALVAHAFGLAPELAVGLMLLAASPGGATANLFSHLARGDVALNITLTAVNSALTLVTLPLIVNMSLQHFMGEDRAVPMQFTKVIQVMVIVMGPVSIGMLIRSRRPDLATRLDKPIRILSAVFLALMIVGAVLQDRNNIGAYFKQVGLAALTFNLLSMAVGFVTPLLFRLPRKQAVAIGMEIGIHNGILAMTIAMSPLLLGNATMAIPPAIYSIIMYFTAAAFGFAVTRGGPAPILHEEVSR
- a CDS encoding type 1 glutamine amidotransferase, which encodes MRAVVYQHEEHEGVGLLGLALTEVGFTLVHRFRSVRREDVDAELVVVMGGPMGVYEADQHPFLREELAILTERLAYERACLGICLGAQMLASAAGAEVFAGKNGFEVGVAPVRWTADGVKDPVIAGARPRTVVAHWHGDTYKAVPGATLLASTDRYSQQAFRLGASYGFQFHLELTAREMGHWLDLGAEDLRQRGKDLAELKAQLPKLESAERENVELLQRLARHFAQAVR
- a CDS encoding ribonuclease H-like domain-containing protein; protein product: MDLKRKLARLTGVGPGGKPASRGAATPPIAPEPRAEGVDAALPSGLPVVTEQRENGVDAAPPSGIPSVTNPRAEGVDAAPPTGLSAVIEPSPPAPEPPRPSDPRVESLRRMLADWSERQGQTSARRAATPARARPGPLPVAPQDTPHGTVHVSERVLSPDHHHGTAPVAGALDVEGALVARLALHEDLAGVDYQRMLFLDTETTGLAGGTGTVPFLVGLAWFEGRSLRVHQLFLRKLGEEAPMLRVLAERMAASSCLVTFNGKSFDWPLLRTRFVLNRVKTPAELPHLDLLHCARRVFKHRGAGTRLVHMEEHVLGHRRVDDVDGSLIPDLYFRYLRGGDGSALTPVLEHNANDLLLLAALLGEMVRRFRAGDGTDVPTGEDPRDLLGFAGVAFRAGDHARARAFAHAATRGSGAVGMEAHALASRLARMAGEPQAAAEHLHQALLSARGVQAATLHLELAKLYEHSLKDLAGALRHARLAAAAEAPEDHQRRLLRIEGRLERIARAHSLDLEARPPRSGA
- a CDS encoding FKBP-type peptidyl-prolyl cis-trans isomerase, whose product is MKITKDSVVSIDFKLHLGDGQVIDESDAGDPLVYLQGHEQLVPGLEKALEGKVKGDAFSVVVPPEEGYGPYDDEGIEVVPRDMFPPDLKLEAGGILTAEDPDGDEVEFLVKSVNEKEVTVDYNHPLAGKTLHFDGKVTDVRAASKEELEHGHAHGPDGHHDH
- the tesB gene encoding acyl-CoA thioesterase II; protein product: MSRVLDELLELLKLESIEENLFRGKSQDLGFRQLFGGQVLGQALSAASRTAESARHVHSLHGYFLRPGDAGLPVVYTVDRVRDGGSISTRRVVAIQKGQPIFTMMASFHGDEAGYEHQAPMPDVPAPEGLPTDLELWSRQAERIPARLREKILCPKPIEIRPVEYTDPFNPKPTEPRKAVWFRADGDLPEDPQVHKYVLAYASDFNLISTALLPHAASFFQPNVIGASLDHALWFHGDLKVNDWLLYVMDSPWGGNARGLARGSIYSRDGRLVASVAQEGLLRILKDGKR